Proteins from one Actinomycetota bacterium genomic window:
- a CDS encoding glycosyltransferase family 39 protein has translation MTVLKVLALTAVLFVPGALAVSLVRRSRDGLKTGERAFLSFLLGTGLVALCAQVLAMASAYSLAHLLLTVGALCAPMALLSRRLPFRREDLDLKRMAAVILLLAAAFALFSPPGRIVFGYIDVGIYPNIAAHIEREGDVYLEVPTVREVDEERRDMVYQPNPEPELPFEAWENKAFYITDFEQGRVVPQFFYLWPSLMAVFASFLGPQSMFWAVTAVGVLALWGLYLLAARTLGWKWGVTAAVIAALSPLMVYFARYGTSEMMNMAFFVGGSLCLTAYLRQEGQERRGTAAAAALLFTLGFLCHADFIVIALPLALFYLCKRVWSGLAEADWWFCGLLAAGAVLSLVVGALSSPPYFHSIWSSTWQRWRWLLDFPGVLLPFLYGVAFLFAADIRDRVRRLARLRWLWVSLLWAGLAAFFVYVYFIRSAGESTLMTYGDINAFQGPSFNKESLVRWAWYFSFTGVMLIYAGFATWLSRARRYWAVPVALMGLMMTIVFSMNLHITPLHMYAMRRLVPVVLPTAAMAITCLLKGLADQVRGGVEWRPWVVWARKAAAAALLLYLIFFMVYVSMPLMGLQEGGNQLELCGEIAGQVGEGGVVVLDDNLGDLFGAPLRCFYGVESVWMLDNGYLAQDDFEEILGDLGFPQRPAYLLWRPAMSGAQPRLVGGLSTSRVEEYFLRENDLEKAFEYRPRRRTHHLEEIVLYRLVE, from the coding sequence TTGACCGTCCTGAAGGTGCTCGCGCTCACCGCCGTGCTGTTCGTGCCCGGGGCCCTTGCCGTGTCCCTGGTGAGGCGCTCGCGCGATGGCCTGAAGACCGGGGAGAGGGCCTTCCTCTCGTTCCTGCTGGGCACGGGCCTGGTGGCCCTGTGCGCCCAGGTCCTCGCGATGGCCTCCGCCTATTCCCTGGCCCACCTCCTGCTGACGGTGGGGGCGCTCTGCGCGCCCATGGCCCTGCTCTCGCGACGGCTGCCATTCCGGCGCGAGGACCTGGACCTCAAGCGCATGGCGGCGGTTATCCTGCTGCTGGCGGCCGCCTTCGCGCTCTTCTCTCCGCCGGGGCGCATAGTCTTCGGCTATATCGACGTGGGTATCTACCCCAACATCGCGGCGCACATCGAGAGGGAGGGGGACGTATACCTGGAGGTGCCCACGGTGCGGGAGGTGGATGAGGAACGCCGCGACATGGTCTACCAGCCCAACCCGGAACCAGAGCTTCCCTTCGAGGCCTGGGAGAACAAGGCCTTCTATATCACCGATTTCGAACAGGGCAGGGTGGTGCCCCAGTTCTTCTACCTGTGGCCGTCCCTCATGGCCGTCTTCGCGTCCTTTCTCGGGCCGCAGTCGATGTTCTGGGCCGTCACCGCCGTGGGGGTGCTGGCCCTGTGGGGCCTCTACCTCCTCGCCGCGAGGACGCTGGGATGGAAATGGGGGGTGACGGCCGCGGTGATCGCCGCCCTCTCTCCACTCATGGTCTATTTCGCCCGTTACGGCACCAGCGAGATGATGAACATGGCCTTCTTCGTGGGGGGCTCCCTCTGCCTCACCGCCTACCTGCGGCAGGAGGGGCAAGAGCGGCGGGGCACGGCCGCCGCCGCGGCGTTACTCTTCACCCTGGGTTTCTTATGCCACGCGGACTTCATCGTCATCGCCCTCCCCCTCGCCCTTTTCTACCTGTGCAAACGCGTGTGGAGCGGCCTAGCGGAGGCGGACTGGTGGTTCTGCGGTCTGCTGGCGGCCGGGGCCGTCCTGTCGCTGGTGGTGGGAGCCCTCTCCTCGCCCCCCTATTTCCATTCCATATGGAGCAGCACCTGGCAGCGCTGGCGCTGGCTGCTCGATTTCCCGGGCGTGCTGCTGCCCTTCCTCTACGGTGTGGCCTTCCTCTTCGCCGCGGACATCCGGGACAGGGTAAGGCGGCTGGCGAGGCTGAGGTGGCTGTGGGTTTCGCTGCTTTGGGCGGGGCTGGCCGCTTTCTTCGTCTATGTCTATTTCATCCGCTCCGCGGGGGAGAGCACGCTCATGACCTACGGCGACATCAACGCCTTCCAGGGGCCTTCCTTCAACAAGGAGTCCCTGGTGCGCTGGGCGTGGTACTTCTCCTTCACCGGCGTCATGCTCATCTACGCGGGTTTCGCCACCTGGCTCTCCCGCGCCCGGCGCTACTGGGCCGTGCCAGTGGCCCTGATGGGGCTGATGATGACCATCGTCTTCAGCATGAACCTGCACATTACCCCCTTGCATATGTACGCCATGCGCAGGCTGGTCCCGGTGGTCCTGCCCACCGCGGCCATGGCCATCACCTGCCTCCTCAAGGGCCTGGCGGACCAGGTACGCGGCGGGGTGGAGTGGCGGCCCTGGGTGGTATGGGCGAGGAAGGCCGCCGCCGCCGCGCTCCTACTCTACCTCATCTTCTTCATGGTCTACGTGTCCATGCCCCTGATGGGGCTGCAGGAGGGGGGCAACCAGCTGGAGCTGTGCGGCGAGATCGCGGGGCAGGTCGGGGAAGGAGGGGTGGTGGTCCTGGACGACAACCTGGGGGACCTCTTCGGCGCGCCCCTGCGCTGCTTCTACGGGGTGGAATCGGTGTGGATGCTGGACAACGGATATCTTGCCCAGGACGATTTCGAGGAAATCCTCGGCGACCTGGGTTTCCCGCAGCGCCCGGCCTACCTGCTGTGGCGGCCGGCCATGAGCGGCGCGCAGCCGCGATTGGTGGGGGGGTTGTCCACGAGCCGCGTTGAGGAGTACTTTTTGAGGGAGAACGACCTGGAGAAGGCCTTCGAATACCGTCCGCGCAGGCGGACGCATCATCTGGAGGAGATCGTCCTGTACCGCCTGGTGGAATAG
- a CDS encoding glycosyltransferase family 1 protein codes for MRAAIFADQLFYDQPGGIGTYLRHLVPGLAGRLDGQLVLAHHGSGSGQLFPGLDAVEEACLPARRDAMGLAWHGVGRPYLERYLGGLDLVHAPSLVFPPSRAPLVATVHDLCILKYPGAFPLRWNLFHQRGLRLILRHARVILADSHSTGDDLRSLIGKGDPRVRVVPLGVDVPDSPGREEIEEVLARHGLKPGYILFVGTVEPRKNLHRLVRAYEAFSAEEKRKSGELVLVGAPGWMGRRELSRILSQAGVRWLGFLPQRELEAVYRGATIFVYPSVYEGFGLPVLEAMARGIPVVTSDSSSLREVGEGAALLVDPGDPMDLRKAMRRLLDDEDMRGELAERGMDRAAAYRWESTIESTAHAYEDAAGR; via the coding sequence TTGCGCGCGGCCATCTTCGCGGACCAGCTCTTCTACGACCAGCCCGGGGGTATCGGCACCTACCTGCGCCACCTGGTGCCCGGCCTGGCGGGGCGGCTGGACGGACAGCTGGTGCTGGCCCATCACGGGTCCGGGAGCGGCCAGCTCTTCCCCGGCCTGGACGCGGTGGAAGAGGCGTGCCTGCCGGCTCGTCGCGACGCCATGGGGCTGGCCTGGCACGGCGTGGGCCGGCCGTACCTGGAGCGCTACCTGGGCGGGCTCGACCTCGTGCACGCGCCTTCCCTGGTGTTCCCGCCGTCACGCGCCCCCCTGGTGGCCACCGTACACGACCTCTGTATCCTCAAGTACCCGGGGGCTTTCCCGTTGCGCTGGAATCTCTTTCACCAGCGCGGCCTGCGCCTTATCCTGCGGCATGCCCGCGTGATCCTCGCGGACTCCCACAGCACCGGTGACGACCTGCGCTCCCTCATCGGCAAGGGCGATCCCCGCGTCAGGGTCGTGCCCCTGGGCGTGGACGTGCCCGACAGCCCAGGCCGGGAGGAGATCGAGGAGGTCCTGGCCAGGCACGGCCTGAAACCGGGCTACATACTCTTCGTCGGCACGGTGGAACCGCGCAAGAACCTGCACCGCCTGGTGCGGGCTTACGAGGCCTTCAGCGCCGAGGAGAAGAGGAAGAGCGGAGAGCTGGTCCTGGTCGGGGCGCCGGGATGGATGGGCCGGCGCGAGCTGTCGCGCATCCTCTCCCAGGCGGGGGTGCGCTGGCTCGGTTTTCTTCCCCAGCGGGAACTGGAGGCCGTCTACCGCGGGGCGACCATCTTCGTCTATCCCTCCGTCTACGAGGGGTTCGGGCTGCCGGTGCTGGAGGCCATGGCGCGGGGCATCCCGGTGGTCACCTCCGACAGCTCGTCCCTGCGCGAGGTGGGCGAAGGGGCGGCGCTGCTGGTCGACCCGGGAGACCCCATGGACCTGAGGAAAGCCATGCGGCGCCTCCTCGACGACGAGGACATGCGTGGTGAGCTGGCCGAGAGGGGGATGGACAGGGCCGCCGCATATCGCTGGGAGAGCACCATCGAGTCGACCGCACATGCTTACGAGGACGCGGCGGGCCGGTGA
- a CDS encoding glycosyltransferase family 2 protein gives MRAALVIVNYNTAPDLRRCLQSAAERLAGVEVLVVDNGSTDGSREMVRDGFPHVRLVENPGNPGYASACNRGIAATSQPYVFILNSDVEFLSGGLDEVLDRMESDPAIGALGPMVLNSDGSVQMSCRRFPSMFASMVHGFLGDIWPGNPLTMKYQMKNMCRDGPCEVDWISGAAMLLRREAAERVGGFDETYFMYVEDVDICWRLREAGYRVVYDPAMRLLHHIGRTSSQQSVRMLYQHHRSMFIYCRKRYRGGRGMALLPLVLAGLAARFTLALLLRAIRREGKGG, from the coding sequence GTGAGGGCGGCGCTGGTGATCGTCAACTACAACACCGCGCCGGACCTGCGCAGGTGCCTGCAGTCCGCGGCGGAGCGCCTCGCAGGCGTGGAGGTCCTTGTGGTGGACAACGGCTCCACCGACGGCAGCAGGGAGATGGTCCGGGACGGTTTCCCCCACGTGCGGCTGGTGGAAAACCCCGGGAACCCCGGCTATGCTTCCGCCTGCAACCGCGGCATCGCGGCCACCTCGCAGCCCTACGTCTTCATCCTCAACAGCGACGTGGAGTTCCTGTCGGGCGGCCTGGACGAGGTACTGGACCGCATGGAGTCGGACCCCGCCATCGGGGCCCTCGGGCCCATGGTCCTCAACAGCGACGGCAGCGTGCAGATGTCCTGCCGCCGCTTCCCCTCCATGTTCGCCAGCATGGTGCACGGGTTCCTGGGCGATATCTGGCCCGGCAACCCGCTTACCATGAAATACCAGATGAAGAACATGTGCCGCGACGGGCCCTGCGAAGTGGACTGGATATCCGGGGCGGCCATGCTGCTGCGCCGGGAGGCGGCCGAGCGCGTCGGCGGCTTCGACGAGACCTATTTCATGTACGTGGAGGACGTGGACATCTGCTGGCGCCTGCGCGAGGCCGGGTACCGCGTGGTGTACGACCCCGCCATGCGCCTGTTGCACCATATCGGCAGGACCAGCTCCCAGCAGTCGGTGCGAATGCTCTACCAGCACCACCGCAGCATGTTCATCTACTGCCGCAAGCGGTACCGGGGGGGCAGGGGGATGGCGCTGCTGCCCCTTGTGCTGGCCGGGCTGGCCGCCAGGTTCACGCTGGCGCTGCTGCTGCGGGCGATAAGGAGAGAAGGGAAGGGCGGGTAG
- the glf gene encoding UDP-galactopyranose mutase — protein sequence MTYDIVIVGAGITGCTLAERFARVMGRRVLVLEKRPHIGGNCYDYLDAAGIMVPAYGPHFFHTDDEEVWEYLSGFTSWHPYEHRVLSWVDSRFVPVPVNIDTVNILTGANIRDEGEMRAWLTRNVVPIDRPANSEESALARVGPLLYEKLFKNYTIKQWSLHPRELDAAVMDRIPVRTDRDDRYFSDAFQAMPEGGYTAMFGRMLEHENIHVATGSDYFAVRDALGRHELLVFTGPIDRFFEYRFGRLQYRSLYFEHRTLDIEYFQPRAQINYPNDEEYTRITEPKHATGQVGGRTTIIEEYSTWEGEPYYPVPSPANAAVYERYREAAQGLEGVAFAGRLGEYRYLNMDQAFANALRLFERLRG from the coding sequence ATGACATACGACATCGTGATCGTCGGGGCCGGCATCACCGGCTGCACCCTGGCGGAGAGGTTCGCCCGGGTCATGGGCCGGCGCGTGCTGGTACTGGAGAAGCGGCCCCACATCGGCGGCAACTGCTATGACTACCTCGATGCGGCCGGCATCATGGTCCCCGCCTACGGGCCCCACTTCTTCCACACCGACGACGAGGAGGTGTGGGAATACCTCTCCGGTTTCACCTCCTGGCACCCTTACGAGCACCGCGTGCTCAGCTGGGTAGACTCAAGGTTCGTGCCCGTCCCCGTGAACATCGATACCGTGAACATCCTGACGGGCGCGAACATACGGGACGAGGGCGAGATGAGGGCCTGGCTAACGAGGAACGTCGTCCCCATAGACCGCCCGGCAAACAGCGAGGAATCGGCGCTGGCCAGGGTGGGACCGCTGCTGTACGAGAAGCTGTTCAAGAACTACACCATCAAGCAGTGGTCGCTGCACCCCCGTGAACTGGACGCCGCGGTGATGGACCGCATCCCGGTGCGCACCGACCGCGACGACCGCTACTTCAGCGACGCTTTCCAGGCCATGCCCGAAGGCGGTTACACCGCCATGTTCGGGCGCATGCTGGAACACGAGAACATCCACGTGGCCACGGGGAGCGACTACTTCGCGGTGCGGGACGCCCTGGGACGCCACGAGCTGCTCGTCTTCACCGGCCCCATCGACAGGTTCTTCGAATACCGCTTCGGGCGCCTGCAATACCGCTCGCTCTATTTCGAACACCGCACCCTGGACATCGAATATTTCCAGCCCCGGGCCCAGATCAACTACCCCAACGACGAGGAGTACACCAGGATCACCGAGCCCAAGCACGCCACCGGCCAGGTGGGCGGCCGCACCACCATCATCGAGGAGTACAGCACCTGGGAGGGGGAACCGTACTACCCGGTGCCCTCACCCGCGAACGCCGCCGTCTACGAGCGTTACCGCGAAGCGGCGCAAGGCCTGGAGGGTGTCGCCTTCGCGGGCAGGCTGGGCGAGTACCGCTACCTCAACATGGACCAGGCCTTCGCGAACGCGCTGCGACTATTCGAGCGCCTGCGGGGCTAG
- a CDS encoding EamA family transporter: MEAAVKPVMYVMIIVSVGLAIGGQICLRRGMSEIKDRTGMGAGDLMKKPATFIKEIATNWVVVLGLVLFVASALCWLIVLTDVPLGVAYPFVSLTYIVVMFYDKFFENREILTLNWIGLVAIVAGIILINWGQWNTASP, translated from the coding sequence ATGGAAGCAGCAGTCAAGCCGGTGATGTACGTCATGATCATAGTCAGCGTGGGACTGGCCATCGGTGGTCAGATCTGCCTGCGGCGGGGCATGAGCGAGATCAAGGACAGGACGGGCATGGGTGCCGGCGACCTCATGAAGAAGCCGGCCACCTTCATCAAGGAGATCGCCACCAACTGGGTCGTCGTACTGGGACTGGTTCTCTTCGTGGCCTCGGCGCTGTGCTGGCTGATCGTGCTCACGGACGTGCCGTTGGGCGTGGCCTATCCCTTCGTCAGTCTGACCTACATCGTGGTCATGTTCTACGACAAGTTCTTCGAGAACCGCGAGATCCTGACCTTGAACTGGATAGGGCTGGTGGCCATCGTCGCGGGGATAATCCTCATCAACTGGGGGCAGTGGAACACGGCGAGCCCCTGA
- a CDS encoding glycosyltransferase has product MSAGNEAARERVTLIATVLNEAGNLGEWWASIVGQSRLPDEVVVVDGGSRDGTLELLRSLAAAAPFEARIEVCEGCNIARGRNEAFRLASQETIAVTDAGCVLGPYWLERLIAPLEEDARVQLVAGFYQPLTGGWFEELSACATLPLPREVREGRFMPSSRSLALRREVWEVVGGYPEWLEIGEDMYFNHAWKKLGIKHVMARDALVYWRMRRDLRSLLRQYFLYARGDGQAGMYPQRHLVRFATYAWLAFCAVSPRGRRLAGPTAAAACAYAGRRWMRIPSYMQGRPAREQAAAVPGVALLMLAIDAAKMAGYLAGLAGGKRR; this is encoded by the coding sequence TTGTCCGCGGGAAACGAGGCCGCACGGGAACGGGTGACCCTTATCGCCACGGTGCTGAACGAGGCCGGTAACCTGGGGGAATGGTGGGCGAGCATCGTGGGCCAGTCGCGCCTGCCCGACGAGGTGGTGGTGGTCGACGGCGGATCCCGCGACGGCACCCTGGAGCTGCTGCGCTCACTGGCAGCCGCGGCGCCTTTCGAGGCGCGCATCGAGGTGTGCGAAGGCTGCAACATAGCCCGCGGCAGGAACGAGGCCTTCAGGCTGGCCTCGCAGGAGACCATCGCCGTGACCGACGCGGGGTGTGTGCTCGGGCCTTACTGGCTGGAGAGGCTCATCGCGCCCCTGGAGGAGGACGCGCGGGTCCAACTGGTGGCGGGCTTCTACCAGCCCCTCACCGGCGGATGGTTCGAGGAGTTGTCCGCCTGCGCCACCCTGCCGCTGCCCCGGGAAGTGCGCGAGGGCCGCTTCATGCCCTCATCGCGCTCCCTGGCCCTGCGGCGCGAGGTGTGGGAGGTGGTGGGCGGCTACCCGGAGTGGCTGGAGATCGGTGAGGACATGTACTTCAACCATGCCTGGAAGAAACTGGGTATAAAACACGTCATGGCCAGGGACGCCCTCGTCTACTGGAGGATGAGGCGGGACCTGCGCTCCCTGCTGCGGCAGTATTTTCTCTATGCCCGCGGTGACGGACAGGCCGGCATGTACCCCCAGCGGCACCTGGTGCGCTTCGCCACCTATGCATGGCTGGCGTTCTGCGCCGTATCGCCGCGCGGGCGGCGGCTGGCGGGGCCGACCGCGGCGGCGGCGTGTGCCTACGCGGGCAGGCGCTGGATGCGTATCCCCTCCTACATGCAGGGGCGTCCGGCGCGGGAGCAGGCGGCGGCGGTGCCAGGCGTCGCCCTGCTCATGCTGGCCATAGACGCCGCCAAGATGGCCGGTTACCTGGCGGGCCTCGCGGGGGGGAAACGACGGTGA
- a CDS encoding glycosyltransferase family 1 protein: MKVVCDGTPFLLEKTGIGHYTENLAAHILRLRPQLELELFALSLRAGHRLKKVSPPLEGVRARGFNLPANFLYYTWWKRTDLFPAESLLGDFDIFHATNYQAPALRRARLVSTVHDINFVRFPEMQSKGIRRFISSLPGLLEASRVVLADSRFTARELAEVYELPPEKVRVVYPGLDPVFLEEPSEEEADMALRAYCLEPPYLAYIGNLHPRKNLATLLEAFALLREAGLEHRLAVIGGGGLGRLNNIEYRKLMFRVEDLGLEEEVVFTGYVPDERLKSLLVRADMLVFPSIYEGFGLPPLEAMACGVPVITSSRASLPEVVGDAALLLDDPLEPGEIAARVETLISDPALRSSLVEKGRERARVFTWEKAAAEVLEVYDHIMEEV; encoded by the coding sequence ATGAAGGTCGTTTGCGACGGCACCCCCTTTCTCCTCGAGAAGACGGGGATAGGGCATTACACCGAAAACCTTGCCGCCCATATCCTGCGCCTGAGACCGCAGTTGGAACTCGAGCTCTTCGCCTTGTCCCTGCGGGCCGGGCACCGCCTGAAGAAGGTCTCGCCGCCCCTCGAGGGGGTGAGGGCCCGGGGGTTTAACCTCCCCGCCAACTTCCTCTACTACACCTGGTGGAAGAGGACGGACCTCTTTCCGGCGGAGTCTCTCCTGGGCGATTTCGATATATTTCACGCCACCAATTACCAGGCGCCCGCCCTGCGGAGGGCGCGCCTGGTCTCGACGGTGCACGATATCAACTTCGTGCGTTTCCCGGAGATGCAGTCCAAGGGAATCAGGCGCTTCATCTCCTCCCTCCCCGGACTGCTCGAAGCATCGCGCGTGGTGCTGGCCGACTCGCGATTCACCGCCCGCGAGCTGGCGGAGGTCTACGAGCTTCCTCCCGAGAAGGTGAGGGTGGTCTATCCGGGCCTGGACCCGGTCTTCTTGGAGGAGCCCTCCGAGGAGGAGGCGGATATGGCCCTGCGGGCATACTGCCTGGAGCCCCCGTACCTGGCTTACATCGGTAACCTGCACCCCCGCAAGAACCTGGCGACCCTGCTGGAGGCGTTCGCCTTGCTGCGTGAGGCGGGCCTGGAGCACCGGCTGGCGGTCATCGGCGGGGGCGGACTGGGCAGGTTGAACAACATCGAATACCGCAAGCTCATGTTCAGGGTGGAGGACCTTGGCCTCGAGGAAGAGGTGGTCTTCACGGGATACGTCCCCGACGAGCGCCTGAAATCCCTGCTGGTGCGGGCGGACATGCTGGTGTTCCCGTCCATCTACGAGGGCTTCGGACTGCCTCCCCTGGAGGCCATGGCCTGCGGGGTGCCGGTGATAACGTCGAGCCGCGCCTCTCTGCCCGAGGTGGTGGGCGACGCGGCCCTGCTCCTCGATGACCCCCTGGAGCCCGGGGAGATCGCCGCCAGGGTCGAGACCCTCATCTCCGACCCGGCGCTCCGCTCCAGCCTGGTGGAGAAGGGGCGGGAAAGGGCCCGGGTCTTCACCTGGGAGAAGGCCGCCGCCGAAGTGCTGGAAGTCTACGACCACATCATGGAGGAGGTCTAG
- a CDS encoding UDP-glucose/GDP-mannose dehydrogenase family protein, translating to MKIAVIGTGYVGLVTGACFADLGHTVVGVDKDKGKIQRLNQGEVTIYEVGLPELISRNLDRSLTFTTDTDEAVRASDIVFITVGTPQGEEGEADMSFVIAAASEIASSIRGYKVIVNKSTMPVGSTRLVEKVIKERADGEEFDVISNPEFLREGTAVRDFTSPDRIVIGTESQKAAGIMAELYRPLNAPLFITDPASAEMIKYASNAFLATKVSFINAIANICEAVDADVKEVAMGMGYDRRIGFEFLRSGPGFGGSCFPKDCKALIEIARGSGYHFHLLEGVMQVNQEQIRLTVRKAERRLGGLADQNIAVWGLAFKPNTDDVRDSPAMEIARMLLEKGARVRAYDPQAMDNAREVLPDLEYAQDALAAAEGADLLLLLTDWDELKMQDFRRVGEVMKSLEILDARNCLEPLALRRLGFNYEGIGR from the coding sequence ATGAAGATAGCTGTTATCGGCACCGGATACGTGGGACTGGTGACCGGGGCCTGTTTCGCGGACCTGGGACACACCGTGGTGGGAGTGGACAAGGACAAGGGGAAGATCCAGCGTCTCAACCAGGGGGAAGTGACCATCTACGAGGTCGGGCTCCCGGAGCTGATCTCCCGCAACCTGGACCGAAGCCTCACCTTTACCACCGACACCGATGAGGCCGTGCGCGCATCGGATATAGTGTTCATCACCGTCGGCACCCCCCAGGGCGAGGAGGGGGAGGCCGACATGTCCTTCGTCATCGCGGCCGCTTCGGAGATCGCCTCCTCCATAAGGGGATACAAGGTGATCGTCAACAAGAGCACCATGCCCGTGGGCTCGACGCGCCTGGTGGAGAAGGTCATCAAGGAGAGGGCGGACGGCGAGGAGTTCGACGTCATCTCCAACCCCGAGTTCCTGCGCGAGGGCACGGCGGTGCGCGATTTCACCAGCCCGGACCGCATCGTCATCGGCACCGAGAGCCAGAAGGCCGCCGGGATCATGGCCGAGCTGTACCGGCCCCTCAACGCGCCACTCTTCATCACCGACCCGGCCAGCGCCGAGATGATCAAGTACGCCTCCAACGCCTTTCTGGCCACCAAGGTTTCCTTCATCAACGCCATCGCCAACATATGCGAGGCAGTGGACGCCGACGTGAAGGAGGTGGCCATGGGCATGGGGTACGACCGCCGGATCGGTTTCGAGTTCCTGCGCTCGGGCCCCGGTTTCGGGGGCTCCTGCTTCCCCAAGGACTGCAAGGCCCTCATCGAGATCGCGCGGGGTTCCGGCTACCATTTCCACCTCCTGGAGGGCGTGATGCAGGTCAACCAGGAGCAGATCCGGCTGACGGTCAGGAAAGCGGAGCGCCGCCTGGGTGGGCTGGCGGACCAGAACATCGCCGTCTGGGGCCTCGCCTTCAAGCCCAACACGGACGACGTGAGGGATTCCCCCGCCATGGAGATCGCGCGCATGCTCTTGGAGAAAGGGGCGAGGGTACGCGCCTACGACCCCCAGGCCATGGATAATGCCCGCGAGGTCCTCCCCGATCTGGAATACGCACAGGACGCACTGGCCGCGGCCGAGGGCGCCGACCTCCTTCTGCTCCTCACCGACTGGGACGAGCTGAAGATGCAGGACTTCCGCAGGGTGGGAGAAGTGATGAAGAGCCTGGAGATCCTGGACGCCCGCAACTGCCTGGAGCCCCTTGCCCTCCGCCGCCTCGGCTTCAACTACGAAGGCATCGGCCGTTAA